Genomic window (Chromatiales bacterium):
ACCGAGCTGGACTTCCGCATCCACTCGCAGCGCTACGTGACCGAGCTGCAGCACACCGCGCAGGCCAGCCCCGCACTGCGCTATGTCACCGGCGCCAGCGTGGAGTACGAGACCGTCGAGGCGCCGGGTCTGCGCAATCGCGACAGCGACGGGCGCATCTGGATCTATCGCGTGTTCGGCAATCTCGAATGGCGCCTTGCCGAACAGTGGCTGCTGCACCTTGGCGGCATGTTCGAGTACGACACCATCGCCGGCGGCAAGGTGTCACCGCGGCTGGCGCTGAACTGGCTGCCGGACGAAACCCAGAGCGTGCGGCTCGGCGTGTCACGCGCAGTGCGCACGCCGCACATCATCGAGGAAACGATCGACTTCGGGCTGGCGATCGGCCCGGGCCGCGACATCATCCAGACGACCAGCGGCGATCTGGACCCCGAACACATCGTCATGCTGGAACTGGGCTGGATCAAGCGCATTCCGGAGATCGGTCTCACCGTCGACGCGCGCGTCTACCAGACCTCGGTGCGCGACATCATCGCGCCGATGAACGCGGAGGTGTTCAACCCGGTGTTCGGGGAAACCGACGATTTCGACGAGTTCCACAACATCGGCCATCTGAAGATTCGCGGACTGGAGGCCGAATTCGACTGGGACATGCCACGGCGGCGGATTCGCGGCGGCGTCTCGTCGCTGTACGTGGTCGACACCTCGCCGGTCGACGATCCGCACGACAGCGTGCCGACCCGCTCCGCGGTACTGCAATGGATCGAGCGACTGAACGCGACCACCACCGCCAGCGCGGCATTCGAGCTTCACGGGCCGGTGGAATTTCAGGGTTCGGGCAATCCCCTGCCGGGCGTGAAAAAGCTGAACCTCTCACTCGGTCATGAAATGCCGGCGCTGGACGGCGAGCTTGAACTACGCTTGAGCGGTGAGCTGCAGCTCGCCGACAACCGCGATTTCCGCCGCCAGAACGATCCGGGCAGCCAGTTCTGGGCCACGATCGGCTGGCGACCCCGGCACTGACGCCAGACGCCACTTCGACAGGATGTCCCCGATGCACTCCCGATCACGAGGCCGAACGCGCGCCACGCTCGCAATACTCGCCCTGCTGACTACGCTGGTCGCGCCGGGGGCGTTCGCGCAGCCCGACATCGTGCTGGTGTATTCGCAGGGCTCGTCATTCCAGACGCGGATCGCCGAATCCATCGGCACCCGGCTGCGTGCCGACGGGCTCAGTATCGAACTTGCGACGATCCCGGCATCGGCGCTGCCGGCCACGACCATTACGGCCGCGCTGGGCACGCAGGCCACCGATCACGTCGTGCGCATGACCGGGCGCGCGCCGGACTACGCCGCATTCGTCAGCCGGTTCGAACTGGCCACCAACACCACGCTCGGCCAGACGCGCCACGTGTTCACGATCGACCAGCCGCTGTCGCGCCAGCTCGGCCTGATCGAGACCCTGCTGCCGCAAGCCCGCCGGATCGCCGTGGTCCTGGGGCCGTCCAGCAGCGACGGACTGCGACGCCTGCGTGCCGCCGCAGGCACGCGCCTTGCCGTGGTCGCAGCGCAGGCCAACGACGCCAGTGAGCTTGGCCCGGCGCTCGATACGGTGCTTGGCGACGCCGATGCCTATCTCGCCATGCCCGACGAGACACTACACAACAGCGATACCGCACACAGCGTGTTGCTGTCGGCGTACCGGCGCGGGATACCGGTGGTGGCCTTTTCGCGTGCCTTCGTGCGCGCCGGCGCCCTCGCCGCCGTGTTTTCGGAACCCGCCCAGATCGAGTCCCAGATCATCGCGGATCTGAAGGCCCTGCTCGAAAATACAAACCTGCCGCGACAGATCGATCCGCGGGAGTTCGCCATCGAAATCAACGCGCGCGTCGCGGCGGCCCTGCATTTGACGCTGCCGGACCTATCGGTGATTACCGAAGCGCTTCGCAATCTGGAGCCGAACCCGTGACCTGGCCGCAACTGCGCTCACTGCGTACCCGTGCGCTGGTGCTCGGGGTGGTGCCGGCGACGCTGCTGGTCGTCGCGCTGGGCGGCTACTTCAGTGTCAGCCGCATCAACGATCTGGAGCTCGCGTTCGAACAACGCGCGAGCGCGCTGGCACGACAGATCGCCGCGGCAAGCGTCTATCCGGTCTTCTCGGGGAACCAGCCGGCGCTGGCGCAGGTCGTCGACTCGATTGCCGGCGATCCCGAGATCACGGGCCTCGTCATCGAGGACGCGACGGGACACGCGCTGGCCGACTACCAGCGCAGCGCCGGCGACGCACCGAGCCAGGTGTTCCGCGCGCCGATCCGCTCTGAACCCGTCGCCGTTGACGACTTCGAGACGGCGGCGCACGGCGGCGGCGCCCTGCTCGGTCAGATTCAGCTCGTCGTATCGCGCCAGACGCTGCTGGCGCGCAATGGCGAGGTTCTGCGACTGGGCGCCCTGCTCTCGGCACTCGGCATTCTGGCCGCCGTCGCCATGGCCCGGTTCATGGCGGGGCGAATCAGCGGCCCGGTGCAGGCCCTGACCGAGGCCGCACGCACCATCGAACAGGGCGCGCCGATGCCACAACTGCCCAGCCTGCGTGACGAGGAATTCGCCACGCTCGGCAACGCGATGCAGTTGATGGATCGGGAAATCCGCCGCGCCCGCGAACAGCTCGAACACGACATCGCGCGGGCGACCGCGGAACTCGCCGAAACGCTCGAGGCCGTCGAGATCAAAAACGTGGAACTCGACCTCGCGCGCCGGCGCGCGCAGGAGGCCTATGCCGTCAAGAGCCGCTTTCTCGCGAACATCAGCCACGAACTGCGTACGCCACTGCATACCATCCACGGGTTTTCCGAACGTCTCGCCGACGGCGCGCTCGACGATGCCCAGCGCCGGCAGTTGCAGTTCATCGAGCATGCGAGCGCGGACCTGGGGCAGATTCTCGACGACATGCTCGATGTCGCGGCACTGGAGTCCGGCGAACTGCGGCTCGAACTCGCACCGTTCGATCTGATCGACGAGCTCGAATACTGCATTTCGGTCAACGCGCCCAAGGCGCATGCGAAACAGCTAGAGCTGTTGCTGCGGGTGTTCGATGACGTACCGCGCGCGGTGCTTGGCGATGCCGCGCGAATCCGCCGCGTCGCGTTGATCCTGCTCGACAACGCAATCAAGTTCACGACGGCCGGCGAGGTCGCGCTGCAGGTCAGCCTCGACGGTCGCGATGCCGCCCATGCGGTCGTGGAGATCGAGGTCTCGGACACCGGCCCGGGTATTCCGGCCCGCCAGCAGACCGAACTGTTCGCGCTGTTCGGGCAGGGCGACACGGCGCTGAACCGTGCCAGCGAAGGTCTCGGCCTCGGGCTGGCGATCGCCGATCGACTGGTACGGCGTATGGGCGGCCAGATTTCGTTCGACAGTCACAGCGGACACGGCAGCGCGTTCCGCTTCACCTGTCCGCTGAAGACACGCCCGGATCAGGGGACCGACAGCGTGCCGGAATCGCCCGGCGCAAGAGTTCTCGTCTGTGACACCCATCCGCGATCGCTGCACATCACCCGGCATCTGCTCAGGGCGCAGGGCTACGAGGTCGATACCTGCGACCGGCCCGAAACCCTGTGCGATCGGGCGACGACCGCGCGTCCGGCACTGATCGTGATCGGCCTGCGCGGCACCGACACACCCGATGCACCGTGGCGACACCGCCTCGAACAGATGCGCGCCGCCGAAGTTCCGACACTGGCCCTGCTATCGAGTTCGCGCCTCAGCGATCACGCGGCGTGGGAGGAATGCGGCGCAACGCGCTGCGTGGGGCGACCGCTGCCGCGCGCGCTGCTGCACCTGGAGGTCGAACGACTGGTCGCCGCCGGTCGCCACGAACGCCGAACCGGGCCGCTCGAAGGTCGCAGTGCGCTGGTCGTCGACGACAACGCCATCAACCGCGACTGGCTCACGCTGATCCTCGAGCGTGCCGGCATGCGCGTGGATTCCGCCGCCGATGGCGTTCACGCCCTGGCCGCGGCCGGCCGCCGTCGCTATGACGTGATCGTGCTCGATCTGCACATGCCGCGCCTCGACGGCATCGCGGCCGCCCAGCGGCTGCGTGAGCAGATCGAACTGCCGAACGCCGCAACCCCGCTGATCGCCGTGACGGCGGATACCAACAGCGCAACCGAACGCAGCGCGCGGGAGGCCGGAATCGGGCGTGTGCTGGCCAAACCAATCGATGAGGCGACCTTGCTCAACGCGGTGCGTCAGGCCATGCTGCCGGTCGGGTCCATTGGACTCCCGCGCGATCGGCAGGCGCAGATCAGTCTGTTCGGCGGCGATGCCACGCTGGCGGATCAGATGTATGCGCGGTTCATCGGGCAACTGCGCGAAGCATGCGAGGGTCTGGCGGAAACCCCTCGGGGCACACACGGAGAACGGGCCGCGCTGGTTCACCGCCTGCTCGGGGCCGCCGTCTATTGCGGTGTCACACCGTTGATCACCGCGGGGCGTGCCTGGCATGCGAGCCTGCTGCGCGGCGAGGATGACGAGGCTGGACAGGCACGTTTTCTTGCCGAGGCCGAACGCCTGCTCAACGCGGACCGATCCAGGGCGGATTCTGGAGACTGACCGCGAGAACGGCCCTTCCGGTCCGGCTACATCCAGACGAAGCCGCGGTCGACCTTGCCCATGATCATGTGCACGTCCTCACGCGACTCGCCAACCACCGCGAAGCTGCCGTGCGGCGACGGCCGGATCAGCCCCTTGAAGCCCGGATCGTCGATGAGCTTTTCATTGCCCAGCGACTCGAACGGCATCACGAGGATGGTCACCGGCCGTCCGGCCGCATAGGCCACCAGGTGCATGCCCGGATGATTGCGGATTGGACAGGGCTTCAGGTAGCGGATGTCGGCCTGCGTGAGGGCCTCACGGGCGTCCGCATCGGCTAGATCGATCCCGACGCGGCGAAGGCTCGCGGCCAAATCGTCGATCGACACGCTGCTGCGCGCAACCAGCGCCTGCGGCTCGTGCTGGATATGCGCGATCACGATGTCGGTCAGCGCACGCGTGGCCTCGTACTGGCGCCAGACGCCGAAGCTGCCGAACGCCAGCAGCGCGAGGGCGGCCAACGCGAACACCGGGCGCCACCAGGCCGTCCGTCGCTCACCGGGTCCCAGCCGGACTGCGTCGAGGATGCGCCGTTCCAGCCCCGCGGGCGCGGCGACCGCGACCGCGCCGTTCAGGGCCCGATCGAAGTCCTCGTCCGGCACGGCCGCGAGCACCCGCTCGACGAGGTGCGCGGACGGCGTGATCTCGATTGCCGCGCGCACACGGGCGTCGAACGCGCGCGCGCGCTCGCGTAGCGCCACGAGCCGTGGCACCTCGGCCAGCATGCGGTCGACATCGGCATCGGCAAGCGATGCCTCCGCCAGCAATCGCAGTTCGATTTCGTCGGGTGCCCCGGTCACTCGTCAGTCTCTGGTCTCGTCTTCTTCCCAGCGTTCGCCCAGCGCCTCGCGCAGCTTGCGCTTGGCGCGAAACACGCGCGTCACCGCAGCCGATTCGCTGAGTCCAAGCTGCGTCGCGATCTCCGCGCAGGTAAAGCCGCCGATCACCTGCAACAGCAGCGGTAGCCGATAGTCCTCGTCGAGCCGGGCCAATGCCCGCCGCAGCACGAACGCCTCGGTGCTGGTGTCGTAGTCGCTGTTGGCGGCCGGTAGCACCTGCTCGTCGATTTCGGTCAACACCGGGCGCAGCCGCTCGAACTGCCTCGCGTACTCGCGCCGCAGGATGGTGATCAACCACGCCTTGGCGGCCTTGTCGTCGTCGAGGGTGTCGAGTGCCCGCCAGGCCCGCAGAAAGGTCTCCTGCGTGAGGTCCTCGGCGAGTTCACGATCCCGGCACAGCCAGAAGGCAAAACGGAACAGATCCGTCGACCAGGCCCTGGTGATCGCCTCGAACCGGCGACGCTTCGCTCGTTGCTGTCCTAATAGACCCGTCATAACCGCGAAAGATTGCAGATGAACAGATTCCCCGCCCCGCTTCGGGTGCGGTGGTGCCCGGGGCCGGATTCGAACCGGCACGGCCTTGCGGCCAGCGGATTTTAAGTCCGCTGCGTCTACCTGTTTCGCCACCCGGGCCTGGCAGGCCGTTGAAATTCTCTTCTCACCGGCCTGTGATAGCGAGACAGGATCGTCTCGCCCGAAAATCGAGTACGCAAGTGTCTGATTTTCATGAGCGAGCGAAAACCGCGCTGTTCGCTCGCGACGCCGACACGGCCATGTGTCGGCCATTTTCAACAACCTGTCGGGACTCGCGCGACAGCATCGCGCCCCGGCCGGCGGCCCCCGGGCATTGTCCCCGTCGTTCAACCCATGCCGCAAACGCTATGCGAACCCCCGGAACCAGCGACTGCTATCTATACTTGGCGTCGCGCCGGCTTGGCGCATTCCCGCAAGGTGCTGCGCAAATGTATCGTCTCGCTACCTTCACGGAAAACGTCCGTGGCGACCTGTTCGGCGGCGTCACCGCGGCCATTGTTGCACTGCCGCTTGCGCTCGCCTTCGGCATCTCGTCCGGCGCGGGTCCGGTCGCCGGCCTGTACGGCGCGATCC
Coding sequences:
- a CDS encoding TonB-dependent receptor; amino-acid sequence: MDCRRYLSRLLLSALALGSARAQAGAEHWFDDVPVVLSASRLSQSRFEAPLPISTIDREMIRASGVLDVADLFRLIPGMLVGHYNGHRPVVTYLGLSDEFPRRVQVLIDGRSAYTPSLGGVPWARLPLALEDIERIEIIRGPNTVTHGSNAFLAVINIITRHAGEDHGLAARMSLGNDGIRRGYLRYAGSHDDVDYRLSITAAADDGFPKLPDRWHAATVGGRVDWQATSEDALEYSFGFGDGEFRDGDPDSPVDTVRDIPASVAFQHLRWLHTGTDGAETALRFAWTRDDYDDQAFGSLFGFPTELDFRIHSQRYVTELQHTAQASPALRYVTGASVEYETVEAPGLRNRDSDGRIWIYRVFGNLEWRLAEQWLLHLGGMFEYDTIAGGKVSPRLALNWLPDETQSVRLGVSRAVRTPHIIEETIDFGLAIGPGRDIIQTTSGDLDPEHIVMLELGWIKRIPEIGLTVDARVYQTSVRDIIAPMNAEVFNPVFGETDDFDEFHNIGHLKIRGLEAEFDWDMPRRRIRGGVSSLYVVDTSPVDDPHDSVPTRSAVLQWIERLNATTTASAAFELHGPVEFQGSGNPLPGVKKLNLSLGHEMPALDGELELRLSGELQLADNRDFRRQNDPGSQFWATIGWRPRH
- a CDS encoding response regulator, whose protein sequence is MTWPQLRSLRTRALVLGVVPATLLVVALGGYFSVSRINDLELAFEQRASALARQIAAASVYPVFSGNQPALAQVVDSIAGDPEITGLVIEDATGHALADYQRSAGDAPSQVFRAPIRSEPVAVDDFETAAHGGGALLGQIQLVVSRQTLLARNGEVLRLGALLSALGILAAVAMARFMAGRISGPVQALTEAARTIEQGAPMPQLPSLRDEEFATLGNAMQLMDREIRRAREQLEHDIARATAELAETLEAVEIKNVELDLARRRAQEAYAVKSRFLANISHELRTPLHTIHGFSERLADGALDDAQRRQLQFIEHASADLGQILDDMLDVAALESGELRLELAPFDLIDELEYCISVNAPKAHAKQLELLLRVFDDVPRAVLGDAARIRRVALILLDNAIKFTTAGEVALQVSLDGRDAAHAVVEIEVSDTGPGIPARQQTELFALFGQGDTALNRASEGLGLGLAIADRLVRRMGGQISFDSHSGHGSAFRFTCPLKTRPDQGTDSVPESPGARVLVCDTHPRSLHITRHLLRAQGYEVDTCDRPETLCDRATTARPALIVIGLRGTDTPDAPWRHRLEQMRAAEVPTLALLSSSRLSDHAAWEECGATRCVGRPLPRALLHLEVERLVAAGRHERRTGPLEGRSALVVDDNAINRDWLTLILERAGMRVDSAADGVHALAAAGRRRYDVIVLDLHMPRLDGIAAAQRLREQIELPNAATPLIAVTADTNSATERSAREAGIGRVLAKPIDEATLLNAVRQAMLPVGSIGLPRDRQAQISLFGGDATLADQMYARFIGQLREACEGLAETPRGTHGERAALVHRLLGAAVYCGVTPLITAGRAWHASLLRGEDDEAGQARFLAEAERLLNADRSRADSGD
- a CDS encoding DUF3379 family protein, translated to MTGAPDEIELRLLAEASLADADVDRMLAEVPRLVALRERARAFDARVRAAIEITPSAHLVERVLAAVPDEDFDRALNGAVAVAAPAGLERRILDAVRLGPGERRTAWWRPVFALAALALLAFGSFGVWRQYEATRALTDIVIAHIQHEPQALVARSSVSIDDLAASLRRVGIDLADADAREALTQADIRYLKPCPIRNHPGMHLVAYAAGRPVTILVMPFESLGNEKLIDDPGFKGLIRPSPHGSFAVVGESREDVHMIMGKVDRGFVWM
- a CDS encoding sigma-70 family RNA polymerase sigma factor; the encoded protein is MTGLLGQQRAKRRRFEAITRAWSTDLFRFAFWLCRDRELAEDLTQETFLRAWRALDTLDDDKAAKAWLITILRREYARQFERLRPVLTEIDEQVLPAANSDYDTSTEAFVLRRALARLDEDYRLPLLLQVIGGFTCAEIATQLGLSESAAVTRVFRAKRKLREALGERWEEDETRD